A region of Periplaneta americana isolate PAMFEO1 chromosome 16, P.americana_PAMFEO1_priV1, whole genome shotgun sequence DNA encodes the following proteins:
- the LOC138691433 gene encoding zinc finger protein 62 homolog: MRLVTSDKWKTPKLDVVMDLIKTESEVDPLAIQSSDEADTDEGTLLPPHVAWTAVDHTDPSSDIKWEVKTEETAVVKNEPEEARCDEVTVKQEISLEETTEDPELIAGSVLNAEDLRMPHVDSRPHKCDICGRLLSTLDTLRVHLRTHLGHKTFDCDVCGKCFSNPSNLRKHSRRHTGEKAFKCHFCGKCFTESGSLKVHVRTHTGEKPFSCDFCGKSFARSGNLTDHIRSHTGEKPFKCDTCGKYFSLSGGLKEHMRTHTGEKPFKCDICGRCFAKSGALTGHVRTHTGEKQFKCETCGKCFSLPGTLRVHLRTHKDEKPFNCDICGQCFTSSVALVGHTRRHTGEKPYKCDVCGKSFPVSGPLRVHMRSHTGEKPYKCDICGKCFSVSTSLTEHRRTHTGEKPFKCDVCGRCFSISGTLRGHLRTHTGEKPFECDTCGKCFSNLTRLRVHIRTHTGEKPYKCDTCGKCFAKSGALSVHFLTHTKVKRYKCEICGKRFPLPGALRVHIRTHKTVNNTNTAPSGNVCNDSELSLPDVRLTVGENLGKSPERLSAQPIPDLRPGSEGKRLRQLSHDTSISEAYEVMDKIKKEPDDDLLTVERVEDAGARRYHFDSQPDLQLSEKKSEPEFDPLALETDQVADANRLHSLPQQYLDTDENSKPEIDPLLVDVDEKKPISELKVEHVDSSYSPTSEMKYEPNPVSVVCPVMKCESEEEFLIVDTVKEEPDVIKNTEGYETLQESVAGGHDRGFSQYCVLPSENSGIIKQCLGNCVCERGIHSQHCDILTKQKAILSTDPRKVTVECNVSDKHFTETNNPKGDARENSGDNLLKCDVCGKCFSKLKNLKMHSRIHSGEKPFKCQDCGRFFSDSKTLKVHTRQHTGEKPYVCDVCGKSFAQLGSLKIHQRHHTGDRPFKCDVCGKSFLHSGSLKTHSRQHTGEKPFTCDICGKCFTQSGRLKMHLQQHSGRKPFTCDVCGKCFSRSGSLNIHVRQHTGEKPFKCDVCGKCFSRSVRLKTHARLHTGEKPFKCHVCGKCFAVSGNLNIHARQHTGEKRFKCDVCGKLFSHSQSLNIHLRQHFDDTPFKCDVCGKRFSLAERLKTHARLHTGEKPFKCDVCGKCFTQSGNLTIHARQHTGQKPFKCTDCGKCFYHSGALKTHGRLHTIV, translated from the exons CGTTTTGAATGCGGAGGACTTGAGAATGCCACACGTGGACAGCAGACCTCACAAGTGCGACATCTGCGGCAGACTGCTGTCCACTTTGGACACCCTGCGCGTGCACCTGCGCACACACTTGGGCCACAAGACGTTCGACTGCGATGTCTGCGGCAAATGCTTCTCAAATCCAAGCAACCTGAGAAAGCACTCTCGTAGGCACACGGGCGAGAAGGCGTTCAAATGCCACTTCTGCGGCAAATGTTTCACGGAGTCGGGATCCCTCAAAGTCCACGTTCGCACACACACGGGTGAGAAGCCATTCTCTTGCGACTTCTGCGGGAAATCTTTCGCAAGATCTGGAAACCTGACTGACCACATACGCTCACACACGGGCGAAAAACCATTCAAGTGTGATACGTGTGGCAAATATTTCTCTCTCTCGGGCGGCCTCAAAGAACACATGCGTACGCACACGGGCGAAAAACCTTTCAAGTGCGATATCTGTGGGAGATGCTTTGCGAAGTCCGGAGCCCTAACCGGCCACGTACGCACTCACACAGGTGAAAAACAATTCAAATGTGAGACCTGCGGAAAATGCTTCTCTCTGCCGGGTACGCTGAGGGTCCATTTACGCACACACAAAGATGAAAAGCCGTTCAACTGCGACATCTGCGGGCAGTGCTTCACGTCTTCGGTAGCGCTCGTAGGCCACACACGTAGGCACACGGGCGAGAAGCCATACAAATGCGATGTGTGCGGGAAATCCTTCCCCGTGTCCGGGCCTCTCAGGGTCCACATGCGTTCCCACACAGGCGAAAAACCGTATAAGTGCGATATATGCGGGAAATGTTTCTCAGTTTCGACATCTCTCACAGAGCATAGACGTACGCACACAggcgaaaaaccattcaaatgcgacgtTTGTGGAAGATGTTTCTCAATTTCAGGAACTCTCAGGGGCCACTTGCGCACGCACACGGGAGAAAAGCCATTCGAGTGCGATACTTGTGGCAAATGTTTCTCGAATTTGACGCGTCTCAGAGTCCATATACGTACGCATACAGGGGAAAAACCATATAAATGCGACACGTGTGGGAAATGTTTCGCAAAATCTGGAGCTCTCTCggtacattttcttacgcatacAAAAGTGAAACGGTATAAATGCGAaatatgtgggaaacgcttcccTCTTCCGGGAGCGCTCAGAGTCCACATACGTACGCACAAAACTGTGAATAATACAAATACCGCGCCTTCGGGAAATGTTTGTAACGATTCTGAACTATC attacctgacgttcgccttacagttggggaaaatctcggaaaaagccCAGAAAGATTATCAGCCCAGCCCATTCCCGACCTCCGCCccggatcagaaggcaagcgACTCCGCCAGCTGAGCCACGACACTTCCATT TCTGAAGCCTATGAAGTAATGGACAAGATTAAGAAAGAACCTGACGACGACCTATTAACAGTCGAGCGAGTGGAGGATGCAGGGGCAAGGAGATACCACTTTGACTCTCAACCCGATCTTCAGCTGAGTGAGAAAAAGAGTGAACCGGAGTTCGACCCATTAGCACTGGAAACAGATCAGGTTGCAGATGCAAACAGATTGCACTCTCTGCCTCAACAGTACCTTGACACCGACGAGAATTCAAAACCAGAGATCGACCCATTGTTGGTAGATGTAGACGAGAAAAAACCTATATCAGAG TTAAAGGTGGAACATGTGGACTCCAGCTACAGTCCGACCTCGGAAATGAAATATGAACCAAATCCAGTGTCAGTTGTCTGTCCTGTCATGAAATGTGAATCTGAG GAAGAATTCCTTATTGTGGACACGGTCAAGGAAGAGCCGGATGTGATAAAAAATACAGAGGGGTATGAAACTTTGCAAGAAAG TGTTGCAGGTGGCCATGACCGTGGATTTTCACAATATTGCGTTCTTCCTAGCGAAAACAGTGGCATCATTAAGCAGTGCTTAGGCAATTGTGTTTGTGAGAGGGGCATACATAGCCAGCATTGTGACATACTCACTAAACAAAAAGCGATTTTGAGTACAGACCCCCGTAAAGTGACTGTGGAATGCAATGTGTCTGATAAGCATTTCACGGAAACCAACAATCCCAAAGGTGATGCACGTGAAAACTCCGGCGACAATCTTTtgaagtgcgatgtttgtggcAAGTGTTTCTCGAAACTGAAAAACTTGAAAATGCATTCACGTATCCACAGCGGCGAAAAACCATTTAAATGTCAAGACTGCGGAAGATTTTTCTCGGATTCCAAAACTCTTAAAGTTCATACACGAcagcacacaggcgagaaaccctACGTctgcgatgtttgtggcaagAGTTTTGCGCAGTTGGGTAGCCTGAAAATACACCAGCGCCATCATACAGGAGATAGACCTtttaaatgcgatgtttgtggaaaatcATTTCTGCATTCCGGAAGCCTCAAGACCCATTCACGTCAACATACTGGAGAAAAACCCTTCACATGTGATATATGTGGCAAATGTTTCACGCAATCAGGCAGGCTCAAAATGCATTTACAGCAACACAGTGGACGAAAGCCTTTTACATGCGATGTCTGCGGGAAGTGTTTCTCGCGTTCGGGAAGTCTCAATATCCATGTACGGCAACACACCGGCGAAAAACCCTTTAAATGCGATGTTTGCGGGAAATGTTTTTCGCGCTCAGTTCGGCTAAAAACACATGCACGCCTCCACACCGGGGAAAAACCTTTCAAGTGCCACGTTTGCGGTAAATGTTTCGCAGTTTCGGGAAATCTCAATATCCATGCGCGCCAACACACCGGTGAGAAGCGTTTcaagtgcgatgtttgtggaaagttaTTTTCGCATTCGCAGAGTTTAAATATTCATTTGCGTCAGCACTTTGACGACACTCCATTCAAGTGCGATGTTTGTGGGAAAAGGTTCTCGCTTGCAGAACGCCTAAAAACACACGCTCGCCTACACACAGGAGAAAAGCCGTTCAAGTGCGACGTCTGTGGTAAGTGTTTTACGCAGTCTGGTAATCTCACTATACATGCAAGGCAACACACTGGCCAAAAGCCTTTCAAATGCACAgactgtggaaagtgtttctatCATTCGGGAGCGCTGAAGACACATGGACGCTTGCACACAATAGTGTAG